One Neomonachus schauinslandi chromosome 9, ASM220157v2, whole genome shotgun sequence DNA segment encodes these proteins:
- the LOC110585318 gene encoding cytochrome c oxidase subunit 6A1, mitochondrial-like: MAAAAASVSRLSGLLGRSGAQLGRSTSSGAHGEKGSAHMWKALTYFVALPGMGVSMLNVFLKSRHGEHDRPEFIAYPHLCIRSKPFPWGDGNHILFHNSHMNPLPTGYEDE, from the coding sequence atggcggcggcggcggcatcTGTGTCCCGGCTGTCTGGGCTGCTAGGTCGGTCCGGGGCACAGCTGGGGCGTTCCACGTCGAGTGGCGCCCATGGCGAGAAGGGCTCAGCTCACATGTGGAAGGCTCTCACCTACTTCGTAGCGCTCCCTGGCATGGGTGTGAGCATGCTGAATGTCTTCCTGAAGTCGCGTCACGGAGAGCACGACAGACCCGAGTTCATCGCCTACCCCCATCTCTGCATCAGGTCCAAGCCCTTTCCCTGGGGAGATGGTAATCATATTCTATTCCATAACTCTCACATGAATCCACTTCCAACCGGCTATGAAGATGAATAA
- the DTD2 gene encoding D-aminoacyl-tRNA deacylase 2 — translation MSESGRIPQARALLQQCLHARLQVRPAEGDAESQWVEVQRGLVIYVCFFKGANKELLPKMVNTLLNVKLSETENGKHVSILDLPGNVLIIPQATLGGRVKGRNMQYHSNSGKEEGLELYSQFVILCEKELAANSKCAEAGVVVEHGTYGNRQVLQLDTNGPYTHLIEF, via the exons ATGTCTGAGAGCGGCCGGATACCTCAGGCCAGGGCGCTTCTGCAGCAGTGCCTGCACGCCAGACTGCAAGTACGTCCAGCCGAGGGAGACGCCGAGAGCCAGTGGGTGGAG GTTCAGAGAGGATTAGTAATCTACGTGTGTTTTTTCAAGGGAGCTAATAAAGAACTTCTTCCCAAAATGG TTAATACACTGTTAAATGTGAAGTTAAGTGAAACAGAAAATGGTAAGCACGTGTCTATATTGGACCTACCTGGCAATGTTCTAATCATCCCTCAAGCCACCCTTGGGGGGAgagtaaaaggaagaaacatgCAGTATCACTCTAACTCTGGAAAAGAAGAAGGCTTGGAACTTTATTCCCAATTTGTGATTCTATGTGAAAAAGAACTGGCTGCCAACAGCAAGTGTGCCGAAGCTGGGGTTGTGGTGGAACATGGTACATACGGGAACAGGCAGGTGTTACAGCTGGATACCAACGGACCATACACACACCTAAttgagttttga